A section of the Oreochromis niloticus isolate F11D_XX linkage group LG9, O_niloticus_UMD_NMBU, whole genome shotgun sequence genome encodes:
- the LOC112847795 gene encoding uncharacterized protein LOC112847795, which produces MDPETVSPGQTSSGPTSSPRYRDREEEETAGLTVSPLGGSEPSFPPSWAALPPTSSVTEQVQRDMFHTECLTRAGVPVTGPARGKESQSSQCCFTSTSFVHSVLKKSRHAHPGSLPRALSSVVKHMKKSHMLKNRAMSAITQPVETRVSTAVIMQMSPSPRSPVTGVTGHRNGVCFALQPQGGAKTPSSVEWPVSPLSLHMKSWATCTQSAWVLRTLEKGYRLQFNVAPPHFKEIIYSRALGESASFLLEEISTLRDKGAIRVVPPEEMHSGFYSRYFLVPKKGGRGMRAILDLRALNRHLRAYKFRMLTHASLLRFVRAGDWFTSIDLRDAYFHIPIYPPHRKYLRFAFQGIAYEFVVLPFGLSLSPRVFVKCTEAAVAPLREKGIRVATYIDDWLVAAPTRQEAACHTNALIHHLESLGFQINMEKSTLKPTQCITFIGLSLDSLRVRAFLSPERTATIRSSLALFRRGNTVTLKQCQRLLGLMASSLVAITLGRLHMRGFQRWVGSRGLDPHRDGHRRMRVSADCSLALREWKKPGFLSQGVAMGAVSARKVVSTDASLSGWGATHEGRAVNGEWGPHMRSTHINCLELLAVHLSLQHFLPWLGGHHVLVRSDNSTVVAYINRQGGLGSPKLHTLAHRLIVWSSAHLLSLRATHVPGILNFGADLLSRGNPLYGDWKLHPEVVEQIWLRFGRATVDIYASRENAQCPLFYSLHDQRAPLGVDALAHEWPRTLLYAFPPVALISPTLARVRERGHYMILIAPHWPGKHWLAEIFQLLCSPPWQLPLRRDLLSQAQGEIFHPHPERLALRAWPALIDEGKAFSTIKVYLAAISACHIGFEGKTVGSDDSTT; this is translated from the exons ATGGACCCGGAAACAGTCTCCCCAGGCCAGACCTCAAGCGGCCCCACCTCCTCCCCCCGCTACCGCGATCGTGAGGAGGAAGAAACGGCCGGCCTGACAGTTTCTCCTCTGGGCGGGAGCGAACCCAGTTTCCCCCCTTCATGGGCCGCTCTGCCGCCAACCAGCTCCGTTACAGAGCAAGTTCAACGGGACATGTTCCACACAGAGTGCCTGACTCGGGCCGGCGTTCCTGTCACCGGACCCGCCAGAGGGAAAGAGAGCCAAAGTTCACAGTGTTGTTTCACAAGCACTTCCTTCGTGCATTCTGTATTAAAAAAGTCCCGACACGCGCATCCAGGCAGTTTGCCGAGGGCGCTGTCGAGTGTtgtaaaacacatgaaaaaatcACACATGCTGAAGAACAGGGCAATGTCTGCCATAACGCAGCCCGTGGAGACTCGCGTTTCCACGGCTGTGATAATGCAG ATGAGCCCGTCACCTCGCTCACCTGTGACGGGGGTGACGGGACACCGAAATGGCGTATGTTTTGCGCTGCAACCACAAGGGGGCGCCAAAACGCCATCTTCGGTGGAGTGGCCAGTGAGCCCTCTGTCTCTCCACATGAAGAGCTGGGCTACCTGCACTCAGTCAGCATGGGTGCTGAGGACATTGGAAAAGGGCTACAGGCTGCAATTCAATGTCGCTCCACCACATTTCAAAGAGATCATTTACTCTCGTGCTCTGGGCGAGTCTGCCAGTTTTCTCCTGGAGGAAATTTCAACCTTGAGAGACAAAGGAGCTATAAGAGTTGTCCCTCCCGAGGAAATGCACAGCGGATTTTATTCAAGGTATTTCCTTGTGCCAAAGAAAGGGGGGAGGGGGATGAGAGCCATTCTGGATCTCCGTGCCCTGAACCGGCATTTAAGGGCATACAAGTTCAGGATGTTGACGCACGCCTCGCTGCTACGGTTTGTACGAGCGGGCGACTGGTTCACATCAATCGACCTGAGGGATGCTTATTTCCACATCCCCATATATCCCCCACACCGAAAGTATCTAAGATTTGCTTTCCAGGGGATAGCATACGAGTTTGTGGTCCTGCCTTTTGGTCTCTCACTGAGCCCAAGAGTGTTTGTGAAATGCACCGAGGCAGCAGTGGCCCCGCTCAGAGAAAAGGGCATTCGGGTGGCCACATACATCGACGACTGGCTGGTGGCAGCCCCAACCCGCCAGGAAGCGGCTTGTCACACAAATGCTCTCATACACCACCTAGAGAGTTTGGGTTTCCAGATAAACATGGAAAAGAGCACTTTGAAGCCAACTCAGTGCATTACTTTCATAGGGCTCAGCCTAGACTCCCTCCGGGTGAGAGCTTTTCTGTCCCCAGAGAGAACAGCGACCATACGGTCATCCCTAGCACTGTTTCGCAGAGGCAACACAGTGACCCTCAAACAGTGCCAGAGGCTGCTAGGTCTGATGGCTTCTTCTCTAGTGGCGATAACACTGGGACGCCTGCACATGAGAGGCTTTCAGCGCTGGGTGGGCTCGCGGGGACTAGACCCTCACCGAGACGGCCACCGTCGCATGAGAGTCTCTGCAGACTGTTCACTCGCTCTCCGCGAGTGGAAGAAGCCAGGTTTCTTGTCTCAGGGCGTTGCCATGGGGGCGGTTTCAGCCAGGAAGGTGGTCTCCACAGATGCCTCTCTTTCGGGCTGGGGGGCCACCCACGAAGGCAGAGCAGTGAATGGGGAATGGGGCCCTCACATGCGCTCCACCCACATAAACTGTCTGGAACTGCTGGCAGTTCACCTGTCGCTACAACATTTTCTCCCTTGGCTGGGAGGTCATCATGTTTTAGTGAGGTCGGACAATTCCACTGTTGTGGCCTACATCAACAGACAGGGGGGTCTGGGGTCCCCCAAGTTACACACACTGGCACACAGACTGATAGTCTGGAGCAGTGCCCACCTGCTGTCACTGAGAGCAACTCACGTGCCAGGAATCTTGAACTTTGGAGCAGATCTCCTCTCCAGGGGCAACCCACTGTACGGAGACTGGAAGCTTCACCCAGAGGTGGTGGAGCAGATCTGGCTGCGATTCGGTCGGGCGACCGTGGACATTTATGCATCCAGGGAGAATGCTCAGTGTCCCCTGTTCTACTCGCTGCACGATCAGAGGGCTCCACTCGGAGTGGATGCTCTAGCTCACGAGTGGCCGAGAACCCTCCTCTATGCTTTTCCCCCAGTGGCCCTCATTTCTCCAACTCTGgccagagtgagagagaggggtCACTATATGATCCTGATAGCCCCGCACTGGCCAGGGAAGCACTGGCTGGCGGAGATTTTTCAGCTGCTGTGCAGCCCACCTTGGCAATTACCACTACGCAGAGACCTCCTGTCTCAGGCACAGGGGGAAATATTCCACCCCCACCCAGAGAGACTAGCTCTACGGGCTTGGCCC GCCCTGATTGATGAAGGTAAGGCCTTCTCCACCATCAAGGTGTATTTGGCAGCAATTTCAGCCTGCCATATTGGTTTTGAGGGAAAGACTGTTG GATCGGACGATTCTACGACATAA
- the xkr9 gene encoding XK-related protein 9 translates to MVQSDIRYTKVRWLLTIAGVFLYVGDIWTDIVLAVKYFQEEQYVWTGFTVMFILIGLLVTQIFSYAWYWDDLNDPLLNPEGKKEISDMSKPGLVVLHAFGLGIFTRYYHLLKEGFQVIWMKSNGDGVDKLREVHKKLFCVATDLSMLKLFETFLESAPQLLLQLYILLGHNEVSVMQCLSVAFSFCNTAWSLVDYRRCLRRSLPHIREMPSGLPTAIYLLYKICTITSLILSYSLLLILSIYTTVALTVLWLLATIWTHLLETKFCSGRSLEFLYRAVVGVILTFTFFNVKGQDTKVAMTTYYIFYTVINIMSPSLMALLKPELQTSTLLLTISGLICGCSVLGLVCLILYYVQLHPRRVQCEDDEVDGLGKETKSLARIKNFLKP, encoded by the exons ATGGTTCAGTCGGACATTCGGTACACCAAAGTGCGATGGCTATTAACCATCGCTGGAGTCTTCCTGTATGTCGGGGACATTTGGACAGACATTGTACTGGCTGTGAAATATTTTCAAGAGGAACAATACGTCTGGACTGGGTTCACCGTAATGTTTATTCTGATCGGGCTACTGGTTACTCAGATCTTCAGCTATGCCTGGTATTGGGATGACTTGAATGACCCTCTCTTAAAccctgaaggaaaaaaagaaatatcagACATGTCAAAACCTGGGCTTGTTGTCCTGCATGCATTTGGCTTGGGCATCTTTACCAG GTATTACCACCTGCTGAAAGAGGGTTTCCAAGTGATTTGGATGAAATCAAATGGCGATGGGGTGGATAAGCTGAGGGAAGTTCACAAGAAGCTTTTTTGCGTGGCCACCGATCTGAGCATGCTCAAGCTCTTTGAGACTTTCCTGGAGAGTGCCCCCCAGCTCCTTTTACAGCTTTACATATTACTGGGCCACAATGAGGTCTCAGTCATGCAGT GTCTATCTGTGGCCTTCTCCTTCTGTAACACTGCCTGGTCACTGGTGGACTATCGGCGCTGCCTGCGGAGATCTCTCCCCCATATCAGGGAAATGCCCTCTGGCCTCCCCACAGCAATCTACCTCCTCTACAAAATTTGTACCATCACCAGCCTCATTCTCAGCTACAGCCTCCTCCTCATACTGAGTATCTACACCACAGTAGCACTCACTGTCCTCTGGCTGCTGGCAACAATATGGACACACTTGCTTGAAACCAAATTCTGCTCAGGCAGAAGCCTGGAGTTTCTCTACAGGGCAGTTGTAGGAGTTATCCTGacattcacattttttaatgtgaaaggACAGGACACAAAAGTAGCCATGACCACCTACTACATTTTCTACACTGTTATTAACATTATGTCGCCGTCATTGATGGCTTTGTTAAAGCCGGAGCTGCAAACAAGCACTCTGCTGCTGACAATCAGCGGTTTAATCTGTGGATGCTCAGTGCTGGGACTGGTGTGCCTCATTTTGTATTACGTCCAACTGCACCCCAGAAGGGTGCAGTGCGAAGACGATGAGGTGGACGGCCTGGGAAAGGAAACAAAGTCACTTGCAAGAATCAAGAACTTCTTGAAACCTTAA
- the tram1 gene encoding translocating chain-associated membrane protein 1, whose product MGIRKKTNKNPPVLSHEFVIQNHADIVSCVAMVFLLGLMFEVTSKFAVFFITVQYNVTISTNEVPEETAVNHFHHGIKDLATIFFYMLVAIIMHAIIQEYVLDKINRKKHFSKTKHSKFNESGQLSAFYLFSFGWGTSILLSENFLSNPVSLWEGYPHTLMPFQMKFYYICQLGYWLHALPELYFQKTKKEDIPRQLVYISLYLVHIAGAYILNLNRLGLVLLVCHYFVELLFHISRLIYFSNENRQLGFTIWAVLFVLGRLLTLSLSVLTVGFGLATAENQGFDWAAGNFNVLFVRVTVLAAICLTQAFMMWKFINFQLRRWREHGQAQTLKKKQAPSKSKSKKDKANGVNGVNSHQADSPRARKEKSS is encoded by the exons ATGGGGATCCGAAAAAAGACTAACAAGAATCCGCCGGTGCTGAGCCATGAGTTTGTCATCCAGAACCATGCAGATATTGTTTCCTGTGTTGCTATGGTGTTTCTCCTCGGCTTGATGTTTGAG GTCACCTCTAAGTTTGCAGTCTTCTTCATAACTGTCCAGTACAACGTCACCATATCAACAAATG AAGTACCAGAGGAGACTGCCGTGAACCACTTCCACCACGGGATCAAGGACTTGGCAACTATCTTCTTCTACATGCTGGTGGCTATCATAATGCATGCCATTATCCAGGAGTATGTGCTGGAC AAAATCAACAGGAAGAAGCACTTCtccaaaaccaaacacagcaagtTCAATGAGTCCGGCCAGCTCAGCGCCTTCTACCTCTTCTCCTTTGGTTGGGGCACAAGCATCCTGCTCTCT GAAAACTTCCTGTCCAATCCAGTCAGCCTGTGGGAGGGTTATCCACATACACTGATGCC ATTCCAGATGAAATTCTACTACATCTGTCAGCTTGGCTACTGGCTGCATGCTCTACCCGAGCTGTATTTCCAAAAGACAAAGAAG GAGGATATTCCACGCCAGCTTGTGTACATCTCCCTGTACCTGGTCCACATCGCTGGCGCCTACATTCTAAA CCTGAACCGCCTGGGTCTGGTCCTCCTCGTGTGTCACTACTTTGTCGAGCTTCTGTTCCACATTTCCCGTCTGATCTACTTCAGCAATGAGAACAGGCAACTGGG TTTCACCATTTGGGCGGTCTTGTTTGTCCTTGGACGGCTGCTCACCCTGTCCCTGTCTGTCCTCACCGTGGGCTTTGGCCTCGCCACAGCTGAGAACCAAGGTTTCGATTGGGCCGCAGGAAACTTCAACGTCCTTTTTGTTCG GGTAACTGTCCTGGCCGCCATCTGCCTCACACAGGCCTTTATGATGTGGAAATTTATCAACTTTCAGCTGCGCCGGTGGAGAGAGCATGGCCAAGCTCAGACCTTGAAAAAGAAACAAGCTCCTTCCAAGAGCAAATCAAAGAAAGACAAAG ccaatggagTAAATGGCGTTAACTCTCACCAAGCTGATTCACCAAGAGCCAGAAAAGAGAAGTCCTCATAA